The sequence below is a genomic window from Paenibacillus sp. DCT19.
AACGTTAAAAACGGATGGGATGCTCATCGTTCAGACGGAAGGCAAGATTCTCGGCGTGAAATTACCGGCAGCTCTGAAATAAACTCTCCGAGCCCAATGAAGGTGGATATTTGTTTTGAATCGAACCAGTGATGGAATACAGTCTTTTTCACGTTTTCTAATCTCTAATGTAATCGTCACGTTAATCGCCGTTGGCATATATGGTGGAGTCATGTTCACTGACCCTCAAGCCGGCGTGGATATGAGTGACCGAGCGAGCATCCTATTTTATCTGGCTTATATCAGCATACCTGTGTTTATCGTATTCGTATTGCTCACCACAGTCCTAGTTTGGTTCAGAGAACGATTACCAAAGAAAAGACACACTTCGAATGTCATCGTGTACGATGTAATAATTGCCGGGATCGTAAGTATGTTATTTTACCTTGTGCATAGTGCATTTTATGAAATTAGCTTTGTAATAGCCATATCACCATTTATATCTACACTGACCTTTAGTATCTTGTATAATACGTATATTACTAAAACTTAATCTACGTTCTTGCTCGTCTAAATGTGATGTAAAGAACTAAGCCGTAGCCCTGGAGTATTCAGTGCTGCGGCTTTTTTCATTGTAGATAAACTTTCAACGAAGATTGTACCAATATTTAGAAATTGTATTTATATCAGTCGCTATATATAATTTTAGACCTACATAATACATCCTTGGGAGAGCGGACATCATGAACAAATTGGTTTCAGTATTTATCATCTTCTTATTCATTCATACCATTGGACTCTCGGCAGCCGTTTCAGCATCTGAGCTGAAAGAATCGCCTATCATCGTAGATAATGGCAAGATTATTAGTGGCAGAACGCTAATTCCAATCAAGGTGGTTTCTACTCATTTTGGTTATCAGGTAGGATGGGAACAAGAAGCGAAGGTGGTTACGATTCTTGGTCGGGATACTACGATCCGTATGAAGATAAATTCTAACGAAGTGAGTCTCAATGATCAGAAGCTTACGCTTGAGGTGCCAGCACAGATATATAACGGGGTCACTTATGTTCCGTTGAAATTTCTGAGTGATGTGTTCGGAGCGAGTATCCGTTGGAATTCGACCTTCAAGGTGGCGCAAGTGCTGTGGGAAGATCAAACGATGTTAATATACACGGAAATTAAACGGATTCCTGATCTGACTGATAAACAGGTTGATAGCCTGTCCAAGGCAGCTAATGAGGCTGCTGTGATTACAGATATGAAATATGCTAAAGAGCATTTTAAACCTTATTTTACGGATAAATTGCTAGGTAAGATCCTATGGAATAAAGGTTTGCCATTTCGAATCCAATTTGATTCCAAACATCAAAGTGCAGTCACCTATCTGAACATTTACCATTCCGAAGCTGTAATGACTCATCTCTCTTACTTTGCGCTCCACACCTGGGTCACTCGGATGATGGAGTTGGAGTATGTAGATCATCACTGGAAGATCAGCCGAATTGATTTTAAATACACGTATTTCTAATAAAATGAAAAGTTCGCTTAGCGAACACGGCTGCATGGGTCAGAACTCTGGCTTATACAGTCGTTTTTTTTTTTGACATTAGTTTCAGAGAATGAGAAAATGTTGTGTTGTGAGAAAAGGATAGGGGGTAACTCCCTGATAAGATAGCTATATATTGGAGGTCTATGGATGAATCAACGATATCGTATTACAAGAACCATGCAGGAGAGTAACGCGGAACAAGCGATCACTCTGGAGGAATGCAAGCAGTATTTTGCGGAAAAAGATGACTTTGCGTACTCCAGCGTTTTACATGTAAAAGGACCTGACAGTATCATGTCGATTGACGGAGATTTTTTCATGTGGTCACATGAGGGTAACGAAATTCCATTTCGTTTATTCTCGGGAGATCTGTATGTGGCAATCTCCAATGAAGCAGTCGTTCCGAAGATGATTGAGATCGCAACGGATCTGCGCGCTGATATTGTTGAAGGATAGGACAGTGATTGAACAACATATTAGTTAAGAAGATAACGAGACCACGATGAGATTGAAGAGGATAGAAGGTAGTTATTTTGCAGCGACAGGAGTAAGGTTATGAACATTATTGTTTTTGGAGCCACTGGCAAAACCGGCCGCGATATCGTAGCAGGAGCACTGAAGAATGGGCATCAGGTTACCGTGTTTGTCCGCAATCCCTCTAAGCTTAACATGACTCATCCCAATCTTCATGTCCATACCGGAGAGATCACGAATATGGAAGACGTTGATAGGGTCACCAAAGCCCAACATTATGATGTGGTCTATTCAGCGATAGGTTCTAAAGGGATGTTTAAACGCGAACCCTTACTCATTCAAGCCATGCATCATATGGTCAAAGCATCTGAGAAGAACGGTGTAGGCAAGTTCATTCATATCTCCTTCGCCGGTGTGCGATCAGATGCTGGTAAGTTAGGTTTGTTGTATAAGCTAATTGTTCCTAATGTGATGAAAAACTTGCTTCATGACCATCGAGAGAAGGATGCTGTAATCAAGCAAAGCAGTCTAAACTGGGTTCTGGTACAGCCTCCCATTCTAACTGTAGATCCATATTCCGGAAAGTATGTACATGAGGAGCGCATTCATCCTGACAAGTCTCGTAAGTTGAAAATGTCACGAGCCAATTTGGCTGACTTTATGTTGAAGCTAGCGAATGATTCTACTTATGATGGTAAAGAGGTATTTGTAACCGAGTAACTGCACCCCATTGAACCGCATGATTCTAAATGGCAGTGTGAATTCTTCAAGGGAATATGGAACGAAGTTGAGGTGTGAAGTGAGAAGGATAAGTGTATTGCTATTATGCATCTGTATGATCTATGGATTTACTCCGCCTGCTCTAACAGAAGCGGCTAAGGCTTCTACAACAATTAAAACAGCGGTACATATGTACAAAGGCCAGCCTTATGTTCAGATTAGCGGTGGCAACCCAGCCGTGACCAAGTCCATAAATAAAATTTTAAAGGAACATACGGTAAAGGTCGTTGATGACCACCGAGCACTGCAACAACACAATCGTGTAGCCTGGTCTATAACCAGTGTCAAAACCTTGTATAATAACCAAAAGTTATTGTCTATCGTGTATACGGATGGGATAAATTACACGGATGATAACGTAGGAACCTACATATCTTCGACGTATAACTTTGATCTTACAACAGGGAAGCGTATTACACTAAGCGATGTTGTCGATACGGAGTTCAAAAAAGCTAATCTGATGTCAATCATATCTCAGAGTCTTCAGTTGAAATATGATAAAGGTATTCAGATTATCGAGAAGCGAATTTATGAAATTCCGTCGTACTATGTGTCAGAATTTTATTACTACAATAAAGGGATTGTCGTCCGTTTCCATCCCACTACTGTGGCAGAAGCAGCCGAAGGATTCATTGATGTTATCGTACCATATGACCAATTAAGCGATCGGAGCATTAGTCAAACTGTACCTAAATATCTAAATTATCTACGGAATCATGTAAGTGATTATAACGAAACCGAGATGCAGTACTTTGATGGATACAAAATAGGCAATATTTATGCTTTGAGTAATGGTGAATATTGGAGACAGGTTGAACCCAGATTTTATTCAATACCATCTGACTTGCTATTACCTAAGGTGAGGATCTATAAAGATCGAACACGGTACTACATGTGGGTTGACGGCACAGATGATGCAGTCGAGGTAGAGAGGCTGGTTTATTCTGAATGAAAACATATAGAGCCTATGCGATATTCAATTTTGCTGCTGATGGAATCAATGTTACCTTTCCTGAACTGCCTGGATGTGTGACGTGTGGTTATACACTAGATGAAGCTTTATATATGGCAAAAGAAGCGCTTGAGTTATATATCAAGGGTGAGCCTATCGCGGAACTCCTAGCATTAGCTAGCGAGATGCCCGAGTTAACTGACGCTAATGATAGGGTTTATCTGATTGAAGCGAATCATATAGATTGATGCATCAGACAGAGTCACATCAGAGTTCTACGTCATTTTATGTATATTCTCGCGCAACATATGTTAAAATGGGATTTGTACTATCATTTATATTAAATAAGGAGGCCAATATGGAGCCGATACAGCCTCAAGATATTCAAAATAGAATCAGCGAACTTGCTGATCAAGATGTATACGTACACCTTGAATTAACGACAGGTGCGTATGCTCAGCACTTGGACAGCACAAGACATCCGGCGTCGGCATTTATTTCCAATGCGGTCATTCGATATACGCAGGGATCTATCTCCGCGACGAGTCCATACCGAGTTGGCTTAAAGACAACTCAGGGATGGATCTATGCTGAAGGACTTACACATGTCGATGAGCAGGACAAGGATCGCTTAATTTTGGCTGGACATGATACTCAAGGAAAATTGGTTGTAGCATTACAACTCAGCAGAGAAATGTTCTGATGGAAGTGGAGGAGCAAGCATGAATAATGAACAATACAAACATCAGCGCATTTTGGTTGTATTCCCTCATCCAGATGATGAGGCATTTGGAGTTTCGGGAACGTTGGCTAAATACATAGAAGACGGTGCTCACGTCACATATGCTTGCCTGACCCTTGGCGAAATGGGACGAAATATGGGAATACCGCCATTTGCCAATCGAGTAACGTTGCCAGCCATTCGTAAGCAGGAATTGATTGAATCCGCCCATGCGATTGGTATCCAAGACTTAAGAATGCTAGGTTTTCATGATAAAATGATTGAATTTGAAGACCCGGATCTGTTGGATGCCCGGCTTATGGAGCTCATTGATGAGTTGAATCCGTCGCTCGTCATTACGTTCTATCCAGGTCATAGTGTGCATCCTGATCATGATGCGACGGGTGCTGCTGTTATCCGCACAATTAGCCGAATGCCAGCACAGAATCGTCCGGTTGTACATTGTATCGCATTCTCCAAAAACTATGAGCAGGCTATTGGAAAACCAGACGTCCTCATGGATGTAAAGGCGTTACTGGCGAAGAAAATGGCATCGATCCGCGCACACCGTTCACAGTTCCAAGCGGCTGAGCTTGTTGGCAAAAGCGAACTGAATGATAAAGAAATTCAGAAACGCTTCGGAACCGAAGTGTTCTGGACATATCGATTTGAATAAACGCCGTGGATCATGCGATAAAATTATATTTTATTATTAGATCTGTCCCACATAACAGATCTAAGTGATCGTAAAAGTCGCCTTCGAGGCGACTTTTATGTTTTATAACGAAGATTAGTACAATCCTTACTTTGAACGAAACGCATTAATTCAAATGACGTTCGTTCTATTGATCTAAGCTGTCTAATAGCTCATCTGTCGTTAGAATGGTGGCGAATTCGTCATGTAGTGTTGCAAGTGAGATCTCATGTACCGTCTCCGCAGTATGATAGGTGCCGTGTTGGTCATATAAACCAAATGCGGCTACTGCATCTGAAATAAGAGTTGTATTAAATCCTAAGTTACCGCTCATTCGAGTCGTTGTGGATACGCAATGAGGAGTGGTCAATCCTGTAATTACAACATTTGTGATCTGATTTTGTCTTAAATGTTCTTCTAGAGGTGTGCCGATAAAACTACTATTTACCTTCTTCGTTAGAACGATTTCCCCTTCACTCGGTTTAACGACCTCTTTAATACCGAATCCTTCATTTGTAGGATGGAATAGAGAATGAAGCTTGTCCGACGTGTGTTGAATATGTATGATGTGCCACCCTTTGTCTCTCCATGTACTAAGTATTCTACTAATATTTGCTTCCGCTGATGGATTGTTTCTTTCACCCCACTTGGGATCATCAAAAGCCTTTTGAACATCGACTATAATTAGTGCTGTATTTGGTTTCTCCAATGACAGTTCCTCCGATCCTAATTTTGGGATTACATCAATTTTTATTCTAATCTCTGATTCTGCTTTCCGCAAATGAATTCAATGATAAATATCGGTTCTTGTGAACCTAATGAGGTCTTGGGTGATCTAATGAATAGATGAACCTAAGAGAAAGGGGAGCCATGTGTGGATTTAACTGAGAAAGTAACACTTGCAAGGCAAGGAGATCAAGAAGCTTTTGTATATGTAATACGAGCTGTACAGCAAAGCTTATTTGCCATAGCCAGAACCATTGTGAAGAACAACGAAGATTGTGCAGATGCCATGCAGGAGACGATTACTAAGGCATATTCTAATGTACATACACTGAAGGAGCCTACCTATTTCAAAACGTGGATCATTCGTATTCTGATTAATGAATGTAATCGGATTATTAAGAAAAAGCAACGAGTAAGCCCGGTGCCATACGATACGAGACAGACATCGTATACGGGGGATTATGGCCAGATCGAATTGTTTGAAGTGATAGATCAGCTGGATGAACAACTCCAGACTATCGTGATGTTATTTTACATTGAGGACATATCGATCAAGGAAATAGCAAAACTACTCCATGTTTCTGAAGGCACGGTTAAATCACGCTTATTTAGAGCCAGGCAGCAACTATCTGAACTTTTAGTAGGGGAAGGAGAGGGCAAATATGAATCATCCTGATGCACTTGATCGCGAACTTAAGTCATTGTTGAAGTCCAAAGCAGCAGACGTGGCTATTCCTGATCCAGTTCAGAATGCTGTCGAAAATACGCTATCTTCTCTACCTAATCAGAAGAGGAAGAAGAGATTACCTATTAATCGGTGGAGATGGATGGCTGCAGCAATAGTCTTCTTTTTTCTCCTCGGTGCGATTTCGGTTTCCACTGTGCCCATATTTTCTGAAATGCTGCGATCTTTGTTCGCTAAAGATAATCCGGATATCGGACTATTGCGAGCACAAGAGTTAGGGTTAGTTCACAATCCTCATATTAAAGTAAAAGATAAAGGTTATACGCTCGTAATCAATGAAGCTGTGGCCGATCCGACGCGGGTGACGATTGCTCTACAGCTATTTGATCCCAAAGGGAAACATAATCGTGACAAATTGGTCATTGGCTATGAGAACGAAATTACGATTAAGGATAGTGAAGGAAATAAGGTAGACACCATGTACGACATGGGATATACGAATGATTTTTATTACCTAGTCGCCTTCTTCCGTGAGCCTCTACAGACAGACCGGATTACCATTGAAGGAAATATTCAGAAACTAGGTCAGCGGAATGAAACACCCATTGAAGGCGATTGGAGTTTTAGTTTTGATATGGATATGAAAGAGGCTAATAGCAAGACGACCATCGAAGAGTTGTCCGGAAGCTATACAACACCTCACGGGATGACGGTGACGTTGAAGCGACTGACAAGGATGGTACAGGGCGTTCGTCTCGAACTGGAGACAGAGCTTAGTGATGAAGCCATGGCTAGATCACCGGGAGATTTATGGGAGAAACAGATGCTGAGCTTCCATTTTGAGACGATGGATAAGGAAGAGATTCATGCTGTGAATCCGAGAAAACAGGGTTTTATGGATAGTTTGATGACTTCTGATCACAAGGTCATTGGTAATGGAAAAATGCACTGGAGTTACACATTTAAGTACTTGCCTGAAGAAGAACCTTACCGATTTGTCTTAGATGCCTATTCCGTTGCAGAGTTAGATGGAAGCCAGATTACGTTTAAACCCGCTGAATTGGTTGAGCCAAAAGGGTATCAAGTATTGAATGATCACTTTGAGTTGATCGGGACAGCACTTCAGGAGTCTGATATGGAACAAGGCCAGAATGAAATGGTCATCTCTTTCTATGCAGAGTTAGAAAATGAATTTGACTACAATGTATGGAAGGCAGTTGATGCCTTAGGTAATCGGTACGAAGTAGATCGCGGTGGGGTATCGTTTCTTATTCATACTTTGCCTGACAATTGGCGTGAAGGATTGATTAGTATGGGAGATAGTGGGATGAAGCAACCCTACAAATTCGAAATTAAAGGATTAAGTCATATACCCGACCAGCTTACTTTGATCAGAGAAGTCGTTGACAAGCGCTATCAAGACCCAGATTGGTCAGTGCTGCTTAATCAATAGAGAGAGGGAGGGAGCCGAAATATAAGTTACATTAAAAGACAAACAAAAGAGCAACATACAGGCAGCAGTAAAGCTACTATTATGGTAGCTTTTTGTTGTTATTATAGCGCTAGTGTTGTAATTATCGTCTCTAAGCTTCGTTATAAGACCACATATAAAATTGTTCATAATTGGTGTTATCTGGGTTATCATGTATGTAGTGATTCTATCAGATCAGTAATACCTATATCTAAGAAACTTGGAAAGTGGGAATAGACATGCCTATAATACAAGTTCTACATTACGATGCCTTCTCTTCAGAGCCTAATATGGGAAACCCTGCGGGAGTTGTTTTGGAAGCGGATCATTTGTCTGAAAGGGCAATGCAGTCCATTGCACGTTCTGTTGGATTCAACGAAACGGTATTTGTTGTAAGATCAAGCCAGGCGGATTATAGACTAAGATATTTTACACCAGGACATGAGATTAACTTATGTGGACATGCAACGATGGCTTCGATGTATTGTTTAAAGACACGAGGACATATTAAAGCATCCCAGAATGCTCTAACGATTGAAACGAATGTTGGAATCCTACCTATAACGACTGATTACATTAATAATGAACTGATGGTAACGATGAAGCAGGATCATCCTCAATTTTTTCCATTTCAAGGGTCA
It includes:
- a CDS encoding copper amine oxidase N-terminal domain-containing protein, which encodes MNKLVSVFIIFLFIHTIGLSAAVSASELKESPIIVDNGKIISGRTLIPIKVVSTHFGYQVGWEQEAKVVTILGRDTTIRMKINSNEVSLNDQKLTLEVPAQIYNGVTYVPLKFLSDVFGASIRWNSTFKVAQVLWEDQTMLIYTEIKRIPDLTDKQVDSLSKAANEAAVITDMKYAKEHFKPYFTDKLLGKILWNKGLPFRIQFDSKHQSAVTYLNIYHSEAVMTHLSYFALHTWVTRMMELEYVDHHWKISRIDFKYTYF
- a CDS encoding NAD(P)-dependent oxidoreductase, which encodes MNIIVFGATGKTGRDIVAGALKNGHQVTVFVRNPSKLNMTHPNLHVHTGEITNMEDVDRVTKAQHYDVVYSAIGSKGMFKREPLLIQAMHHMVKASEKNGVGKFIHISFAGVRSDAGKLGLLYKLIVPNVMKNLLHDHREKDAVIKQSSLNWVLVQPPILTVDPYSGKYVHEERIHPDKSRKLKMSRANLADFMLKLANDSTYDGKEVFVTE
- a CDS encoding type II toxin-antitoxin system HicB family antitoxin, with protein sequence MKTYRAYAIFNFAADGINVTFPELPGCVTCGYTLDEALYMAKEALELYIKGEPIAELLALASEMPELTDANDRVYLIEANHID
- a CDS encoding YojF family protein; protein product: MEPIQPQDIQNRISELADQDVYVHLELTTGAYAQHLDSTRHPASAFISNAVIRYTQGSISATSPYRVGLKTTQGWIYAEGLTHVDEQDKDRLILAGHDTQGKLVVALQLSREMF
- the bshB2 gene encoding bacillithiol biosynthesis deacetylase BshB2, which gives rise to MNNEQYKHQRILVVFPHPDDEAFGVSGTLAKYIEDGAHVTYACLTLGEMGRNMGIPPFANRVTLPAIRKQELIESAHAIGIQDLRMLGFHDKMIEFEDPDLLDARLMELIDELNPSLVITFYPGHSVHPDHDATGAAVIRTISRMPAQNRPVVHCIAFSKNYEQAIGKPDVLMDVKALLAKKMASIRAHRSQFQAAELVGKSELNDKEIQKRFGTEVFWTYRFE
- a CDS encoding cysteine hydrolase family protein; the protein is MEKPNTALIIVDVQKAFDDPKWGERNNPSAEANISRILSTWRDKGWHIIHIQHTSDKLHSLFHPTNEGFGIKEVVKPSEGEIVLTKKVNSSFIGTPLEEHLRQNQITNVVITGLTTPHCVSTTTRMSGNLGFNTTLISDAVAAFGLYDQHGTYHTAETVHEISLATLHDEFATILTTDELLDSLDQ
- a CDS encoding RNA polymerase sigma factor; this translates as MDLTEKVTLARQGDQEAFVYVIRAVQQSLFAIARTIVKNNEDCADAMQETITKAYSNVHTLKEPTYFKTWIIRILINECNRIIKKKQRVSPVPYDTRQTSYTGDYGQIELFEVIDQLDEQLQTIVMLFYIEDISIKEIAKLLHVSEGTVKSRLFRARQQLSELLVGEGEGKYESS
- a CDS encoding DUF4179 domain-containing protein, which translates into the protein MNHPDALDRELKSLLKSKAADVAIPDPVQNAVENTLSSLPNQKRKKRLPINRWRWMAAAIVFFFLLGAISVSTVPIFSEMLRSLFAKDNPDIGLLRAQELGLVHNPHIKVKDKGYTLVINEAVADPTRVTIALQLFDPKGKHNRDKLVIGYENEITIKDSEGNKVDTMYDMGYTNDFYYLVAFFREPLQTDRITIEGNIQKLGQRNETPIEGDWSFSFDMDMKEANSKTTIEELSGSYTTPHGMTVTLKRLTRMVQGVRLELETELSDEAMARSPGDLWEKQMLSFHFETMDKEEIHAVNPRKQGFMDSLMTSDHKVIGNGKMHWSYTFKYLPEEEPYRFVLDAYSVAELDGSQITFKPAELVEPKGYQVLNDHFELIGTALQESDMEQGQNEMVISFYAELENEFDYNVWKAVDALGNRYEVDRGGVSFLIHTLPDNWREGLISMGDSGMKQPYKFEIKGLSHIPDQLTLIREVVDKRYQDPDWSVLLNQ